Proteins encoded in a region of the Stieleria neptunia genome:
- a CDS encoding PEP-CTERM sorting domain-containing protein — MRKQSLDPIFPNIGFRVASRGSAAVVPEPSSFAIFGAFGLMAMGYRRTRQSRRSPKMRRMVQPKRRKVSLSIGPIGQMRPTSPICRIGPIARLFPHPRSNGKTMGAKQF; from the coding sequence TTGCGAAAACAATCCCTCGACCCAATTTTTCCTAACATCGGTTTTCGTGTCGCAAGTCGCGGCTCGGCCGCCGTTGTTCCCGAACCGAGTTCGTTTGCCATCTTCGGTGCCTTTGGCCTGATGGCGATGGGCTATCGAAGGACGAGGCAGTCGAGGCGATCGCCTAAAATGCGGAGGATGGTCCAGCCGAAGCGGCGAAAAGTGTCGCTCTCGATAGGACCAATAGGACAGATGCGACCTACAAGTCCTATTTGTCGAATTGGTCCCATTGCACGATTGTTCCCCCATCCTCGGAGCAACGGCAAAACAATGGGGGCAAAACAATTTTAG
- a CDS encoding LURP-one-related/scramblase family protein, with amino-acid sequence MIFRIKEKFWSWGNDFAITDDGGEPLYHVDGKAFSWGDKLSFQDRSGREIALISQKLLSWKPRYQIIIDGAVFAEVTKEWTWLNKRFTLDVPGPNDFTIDGSFWAHEFTFERQNRVVATVSKKLWAWTDSYGVEIDEGTDEVAVLCACIVIDQVLHDESKNSD; translated from the coding sequence ATGATCTTTCGCATCAAAGAGAAGTTTTGGTCATGGGGAAATGACTTTGCCATCACCGATGATGGGGGCGAGCCGCTGTATCATGTCGATGGCAAGGCGTTTTCGTGGGGAGACAAGCTCTCTTTCCAAGATAGAAGTGGCAGGGAAATCGCACTGATCAGCCAGAAGTTGCTGTCTTGGAAACCGAGATATCAAATCATTATCGACGGCGCCGTTTTTGCCGAAGTGACGAAGGAGTGGACATGGCTCAACAAGAGATTCACGCTCGATGTTCCAGGCCCCAATGATTTCACGATCGACGGTTCTTTCTGGGCTCATGAGTTCACGTTCGAGAGACAAAACCGAGTCGTGGCTACGGTCAGCAAGAAGCTCTGGGCGTGGACGGACAGCTACGGTGTTGAAATTGATGAGGGAACAGATGAAGTTGCAGTACTTTGCGCTTGCATTGTGATCGACCAAGTTCTGCATGATGAGTCGAAGAACAGTGACTAG
- a CDS encoding MIP/aquaporin family protein has translation MSAFTAEIIGTMMLILFGNGVVANVVLERTKGNDAGWLTISAGWGVAVFIGAFCANEFSGAHINPAVSIAMLAAGKLSLGSTITYIIAQMIGATIGAVLVYLFYRQHFAATRDPDAMLACFATAPAIRNNLQSFLCEVVGTFALVLPIFLMVTPSLIQGDVPVDSDPRLGLGSLGYLPVALLVFGIGMSLGGTTGYAINPARDLGPRIVHALLPIENKRDSDWGYAWVPIAGPIVGGTLAAVAFHLLK, from the coding sequence ATGTCCGCATTTACCGCAGAAATCATCGGTACGATGATGCTGATTTTGTTTGGCAACGGCGTCGTTGCAAACGTTGTTCTCGAGCGTACCAAGGGCAACGACGCCGGCTGGTTGACCATCAGCGCCGGATGGGGAGTCGCGGTGTTTATCGGAGCGTTTTGTGCCAACGAATTCAGCGGTGCACATATCAATCCGGCGGTGTCGATTGCAATGCTCGCCGCCGGGAAGCTTTCGTTGGGCTCGACGATCACCTACATCATCGCTCAGATGATCGGCGCGACGATCGGCGCGGTACTGGTTTATTTGTTCTATCGCCAGCATTTTGCTGCGACACGCGATCCGGATGCCATGCTGGCTTGCTTTGCCACCGCGCCGGCGATCCGCAACAACCTCCAATCGTTTCTTTGCGAAGTCGTTGGAACGTTCGCCTTGGTCTTGCCGATCTTCTTGATGGTCACGCCCAGTTTGATCCAGGGTGATGTGCCGGTCGACTCCGATCCGCGACTGGGCCTTGGTTCGCTGGGTTACTTGCCGGTCGCGCTGCTGGTGTTTGGAATCGGCATGTCGTTGGGCGGAACGACCGGCTATGCGATCAATCCGGCTCGCGATCTTGGTCCACGAATTGTCCATGCGTTGCTGCCCATCGAGAACAAACGGGACAGCGATTGGGGGTATGCGTGGGTACCAATTGCCGGCCCGATCGTCGGCGGAACGTTGGCGGCAGTCGCCTTCCACCTTTTAAAGTAA
- a CDS encoding sialidase family protein codes for MLSACLAIVTAVVSLVSTVQAQQDVHKELIFPLEDWHNHGSCIVECPNGDLLVCWFHGSGERKSDDVKILGARWVKQSGKWTKPFLMADTPGFPDTNCCMIIDQTQTLWLLWPTIQANRWETALMKIKKSTNYTMPNGPPKWDSMRVMHVKHQGDFEKIVAAKLADVVGDNEPGDEAKRWIAEINRQAGDKLTRRIGWFTRAHPLMLQDGRMLVGLYSDGFSFSLVGITDDLGKTWRYSDPIVGVGNIQPSFATRKDGSIVAYMRDNGPPPKRVLVSESNDRGETWGKVDDHPTLPNPGAGLELMKLRDGDWLCVYNDLEDGRHSLAVSVSHDEGATWSNTRHLEQSQPGQGSFHYPSVIEASDGSLHATYSYFVPTPEGERKSIKYAKFSKQWVLHGGE; via the coding sequence ATGCTTTCCGCATGCCTGGCGATCGTAACAGCGGTCGTGAGTCTCGTCTCGACGGTGCAGGCGCAACAGGACGTGCACAAAGAACTCATCTTTCCACTGGAAGATTGGCACAATCATGGCTCTTGCATCGTTGAATGCCCCAACGGGGATCTACTCGTTTGCTGGTTCCACGGCAGTGGCGAGCGAAAAAGTGATGACGTGAAGATCCTGGGCGCACGATGGGTCAAGCAATCTGGGAAGTGGACGAAACCGTTTTTGATGGCGGACACACCTGGTTTTCCCGATACCAATTGCTGCATGATCATTGATCAAACGCAAACGCTATGGCTGTTGTGGCCAACGATCCAGGCCAATCGGTGGGAAACGGCGTTGATGAAAATCAAGAAGTCAACCAACTACACGATGCCGAACGGTCCACCGAAATGGGACTCGATGCGTGTGATGCATGTCAAGCATCAGGGTGACTTTGAAAAAATAGTCGCGGCCAAACTGGCCGACGTCGTCGGCGACAATGAACCTGGCGATGAGGCCAAGAGATGGATCGCCGAGATCAACAGGCAAGCCGGCGATAAGCTGACACGTCGAATCGGCTGGTTCACACGCGCCCATCCGCTGATGTTGCAGGATGGCCGGATGTTGGTCGGACTCTACTCGGATGGCTTTTCTTTTTCGCTTGTTGGGATCACAGACGATTTGGGCAAGACGTGGCGATACAGTGATCCTATCGTGGGCGTAGGCAACATCCAGCCGAGTTTCGCGACCCGCAAAGACGGCTCAATTGTCGCCTACATGCGGGACAACGGACCACCCCCAAAACGCGTCCTGGTGTCTGAGTCGAACGACCGTGGTGAAACGTGGGGCAAGGTCGATGATCATCCCACCTTGCCAAACCCGGGAGCAGGCTTGGAATTGATGAAGCTACGCGATGGCGATTGGCTGTGCGTCTACAACGACTTGGAAGACGGTCGACACAGCCTGGCAGTTTCCGTCTCGCACGACGAAGGAGCGACGTGGAGCAACACGCGTCATTTGGAACAATCGCAACCTGGTCAGGGAAGTTTTCACTACCCGTCCGTCATCGAGGCTTCCGATGGCAGCCTGCATGCGACGTACAGCTACTTTGTTCCGACACCCGAGGGCGAACGGAAAAGCATCAAGTACGCAAAATTCAGTAAACAATGGGTTCTGCACGGTGGCGAGTAG